The Argentina anserina chromosome 3, drPotAnse1.1, whole genome shotgun sequence genome includes a region encoding these proteins:
- the LOC126787589 gene encoding bidirectional sugar transporter SWEET6b-like: MVSPRTVVGVIGNAISAGLFLSPIPTFLEICKKKDVEEFDPKIYLATVLNCLFWCYYGMPFVNPNSTLVVTINGAGLVIELIYLGIFLYYAPSKKQKTVIGILLGEIVFFALVVALTMPFIPKHKMFINRPLRAVVIGIICDVFNIIMYSSPLFILKKVIKTKSVKYMPFFISLANFMNGGCWTSYALIGKVDYFILISNGLGTFFGLVQLIVYAIYYKTTPKDDETHPDKTTNAVELV; encoded by the exons ATGGTGAGCCCTAGGACTGTGGTTGGTGTTATTG GAAACGCTATCTCTGCCGGGCTTTTCCTTTCTCCAAT CCCTACGTTCCTGGAAATttgtaaaaagaaagatgTGGAAGAATTTGATCCGAAGATTTACCTAGCAACGGTGTTAAACTGTTTGTTCTGGTGTTATTATGGAATGCCATTCGTCAATCCAAATAGCACTTTAGTTGTCACTATTAATGGAGCTGGCCTGGTTATAGAGCTTATATATCTTGGCATATTCTTGTATTATGCTCCATCGAAAAAACAG AAAACTGTTATCGGGATCTTACTAGGTGAAATAGTTTTCTTTGCGCTTGTTGTGGCTCTAACTATGCCGTTTATACCCAAGCATAAGATGTTCATAAACAGACCCCTTCGGGCTGTTGTCATCGGAATTATATGTGATGTTTTCAATATCATCATGTATAGCTCCCCTCTGTTCATTTTG aaaaaagtCATTAAAACTAAGAGTGTGAAATACATGCCCTTCTTTATCTCGTTGGCCAACTTCATGAACGGTGGTTGTTGGACTTCATATGCTCTTATTGGGAAAGTGGATTACTTCATCTTG ATTAGCAATGGTCTCGGAACATTTTTTGGATTGGTTCAATTGATAGTCTATGCGATATATTACAAGACAACACCAAAAGATGATGAAACCCATCCTGACAAGACTACTAATGCGGTGGAACTCGTCTAA